The Ochrobactrum quorumnocens genome has a segment encoding these proteins:
- a CDS encoding class I SAM-dependent methyltransferase produces the protein MTIQTPGISRSAGMAREQAGCRLCGTLLKHTFVDLGMSPPCESFLTAEQLDHMEPYYPLYAFVCDHCYLVQLKEYFSPADIFTEYAYFSSYATSWVEHARVYCDEITEKLSLKSDSFVVEIASNDGYLLQHFLPKGIPILGIEPAANVAKAAISKGVPTRIDFFGSTLAAQMVGEGGKADLIIGNNVLAQVPDLNDFVRGMQILLKPEGVITLEFPHLANLIEQNQFDTIYHEHFSYFSLLTIRYMANRHHLKVIDVEELPTHGGSLRVYLAHNASRRKAGPRVAALLKREQTFGLNEIAAYEQFSEKTRRTKRDLLSFLIAAKNAGKRICGYGAPGKGNTLLNYCGIGTDFLDFTVDRNPYKHGRFTPGMHIPIYDTSMIDSYKPDYILILPWNFKDEIIRQMQHVVEWGGKFIIPIPHVTLIDPALLTEER, from the coding sequence ATGACCATCCAAACGCCGGGCATATCGCGGAGTGCAGGCATGGCTCGAGAGCAGGCAGGTTGCCGCTTGTGCGGGACGCTTCTTAAACATACATTTGTGGATCTTGGAATGTCTCCGCCGTGCGAGAGTTTTCTCACTGCGGAACAACTTGATCACATGGAGCCGTATTATCCGTTATATGCTTTTGTGTGCGACCATTGCTATCTGGTTCAGCTAAAAGAATATTTCAGTCCTGCCGATATTTTTACAGAATACGCATACTTCTCTTCCTATGCTACAAGCTGGGTCGAACACGCTCGGGTTTATTGTGACGAAATTACCGAAAAACTGAGCCTCAAGAGTGACAGTTTTGTTGTTGAGATCGCAAGCAACGACGGCTATTTACTTCAGCATTTTCTGCCCAAGGGTATTCCAATCCTGGGAATTGAACCCGCTGCCAACGTGGCAAAGGCCGCGATTTCCAAGGGTGTGCCTACCCGTATAGACTTTTTTGGTTCAACCCTTGCGGCGCAGATGGTCGGCGAAGGCGGGAAGGCTGATCTCATTATTGGAAATAATGTCCTGGCACAGGTTCCGGACCTTAATGATTTTGTTCGCGGTATGCAGATTCTGCTAAAACCCGAAGGGGTTATTACTCTTGAGTTTCCGCATCTGGCTAATTTGATTGAGCAAAATCAGTTCGATACGATCTATCATGAGCACTTCTCATATTTTTCACTTCTTACTATCCGCTACATGGCCAATCGTCACCACCTCAAAGTGATTGACGTTGAAGAGTTGCCGACACACGGCGGTTCACTCCGTGTTTATCTCGCTCACAATGCCAGTAGACGAAAAGCAGGGCCACGCGTTGCAGCACTTTTAAAACGTGAACAGACGTTCGGTCTTAACGAAATTGCTGCATATGAACAGTTTTCTGAAAAGACACGTCGCACGAAGCGTGATCTGCTGTCATTTCTGATAGCTGCAAAAAATGCGGGTAAGCGCATTTGCGGTTACGGGGCACCCGGAAAAGGCAACACGCTCCTAAATTACTGCGGAATTGGAACCGACTTTCTCGATTTCACTGTTGACCGTAATCCTTACAAACACGGGCGTTTTACTCCCGGAATGCATATTCCTATCTATGATACCTCGATGATTGATAGCTATAAGCCCGACTATATTCTGATCCTGCCCTGGAACTTCAAGGATGAGATTATTCGTCAGATGCAGCACGTCGTTGAATGGGGCGGAAAGTTTATCATACCAATCCCGCATGTCACACTGATCGATCCGGCATTACTCACAGAGGAGCGCTAG
- a CDS encoding sugar phosphate nucleotidyltransferase: MKVVLFCGGLGTRIREYSENVPKPMIPLGHQPILHHVMEYYSDYGHNDFVLCLGYKANVVKDFFLSIRPQTFADCVVSDGGRNVRLLEEVDRDWSVTLLDTGIWRNIGERLWSARAHVEDEDMFLANYSDGLSDVDLDDMTDRFRKSGKLACFLAVRPPLTYHLADIAEGGDVRAFRTSNTSDIWINGGYFLFRKEIFDYMREGEELVLEPFSRLIADNQLMAYKYEGFWRSMDTLRDWQTLEDMVEKGDMPWKKHKTEISAANIAIAL, encoded by the coding sequence ATGAAAGTGGTTCTTTTCTGCGGTGGTCTTGGCACCCGTATAAGGGAATATTCAGAGAATGTCCCCAAGCCGATGATCCCGCTTGGTCATCAGCCGATCCTCCACCACGTAATGGAGTATTATTCTGACTACGGTCACAACGACTTCGTATTGTGCCTCGGATATAAGGCAAATGTTGTCAAAGACTTTTTCCTCAGTATACGACCTCAAACCTTTGCGGATTGTGTAGTTTCTGATGGCGGACGCAATGTACGTTTGCTCGAAGAGGTTGATCGTGACTGGAGTGTAACCCTGCTTGATACTGGTATCTGGCGAAACATCGGTGAAAGATTGTGGAGTGCGCGTGCTCACGTCGAGGACGAGGATATGTTTCTCGCAAATTACAGTGATGGCCTCAGTGACGTCGACCTTGACGATATGACGGATCGTTTTCGAAAGAGTGGTAAATTGGCCTGCTTTCTGGCCGTTCGCCCGCCGTTGACATATCATCTTGCTGATATAGCAGAGGGTGGTGACGTGCGCGCATTCAGAACGTCTAACACCTCCGATATCTGGATAAACGGCGGCTATTTTCTGTTTCGCAAAGAGATCTTCGATTATATGCGCGAAGGCGAGGAACTCGTGTTGGAACCGTTCAGCCGCCTGATCGCCGACAATCAGCTTATGGCCTATAAATACGAGGGTTTCTGGCGTTCCATGGATACGCTACGAGATTGGCAGACTCTCGAAGACATGGTCGAAAAAGGGGATATGCCCTGGAAAAAGCATAAGACAGAGATTAGTGCAGCTAACATTGCGATCGCACTATGA
- a CDS encoding PIG-L deacetylase family protein: MIDLCSLTQLGRPLRLFCLGAHSDDIEIGCGGTLLSLIEMGIPLEVDWCVLSGGKERHAEAETSACDFLAGTQNNRIHLRDFEDSYFPTQSRAIKEWLMGLRSTSEPDIVFTHSRGDAHQDHRTVHEITWNIFRDQLILEYEIPKWDGDLGRPNAYVALSAAVMEKKIDLLIKNFGTQRSKDWFDRETFRGIARLRGMECRAPETYAEAFYSSKMRIL, encoded by the coding sequence ATGATCGATCTGTGTTCACTAACACAGCTTGGCAGACCGCTCAGACTGTTTTGTCTGGGCGCACATTCAGACGATATCGAGATTGGATGCGGCGGAACCCTTCTAAGTCTGATCGAAATGGGGATCCCTCTAGAGGTGGATTGGTGCGTTTTGTCTGGTGGAAAAGAGCGGCACGCAGAAGCAGAAACTTCTGCGTGTGATTTTCTTGCCGGAACGCAAAATAACAGAATTCATTTGAGGGACTTTGAGGACAGCTATTTTCCTACTCAGAGCAGGGCTATCAAAGAATGGTTGATGGGGCTACGCAGCACCAGCGAGCCGGATATCGTGTTTACACATAGTCGTGGGGATGCCCATCAAGATCACCGAACCGTGCACGAGATCACATGGAATATCTTCCGCGACCAGCTAATTCTGGAATATGAAATTCCCAAGTGGGACGGCGATTTGGGGCGCCCGAACGCTTACGTCGCTTTGTCGGCTGCGGTTATGGAGAAGAAAATTGATCTGCTGATAAAAAACTTCGGCACTCAGCGATCCAAAGACTGGTTTGATCGAGAAACGTTTCGTGGAATTGCGCGTTTGCGCGGTATGGAATGCCGCGCACCGGAAACATATGCAGAAGCATTCTACTCCTCTAAAATGAGAATACTCTAA